A genomic window from Acidimicrobiales bacterium includes:
- a CDS encoding RpiB/LacA/LacB family sugar-phosphate isomerase → MRIAFGTDERTGLTDHIKERLREQGHDLVVVGEDQPWPDVGRGVGEAVAHGDADRGVVCCWTGTGVSIAANKVPGARAALCTDRATAEGARKWNDANVLALGLRLTSPTVADEMLDAFIATEPDDDEAENYRKLS, encoded by the coding sequence ATGCGAATCGCCTTCGGGACCGACGAGCGGACAGGGCTGACGGACCACATCAAGGAGCGGCTCCGGGAGCAGGGTCACGACCTCGTGGTCGTCGGCGAGGACCAACCGTGGCCGGACGTCGGGCGGGGCGTGGGGGAGGCCGTGGCCCACGGCGACGCCGACCGGGGCGTCGTCTGCTGCTGGACCGGCACCGGCGTGTCGATCGCCGCCAACAAGGTCCCGGGAGCAAGGGCCGCGCTGTGCACCGACCGGGCCACCGCCGAAGGCGCCCGCAAGTGGAACGACGCCAACGTCCTCGCTCTGGGCCTCCGGCTCACCTCGCCGACCGTCGCCGACGAGATGCTCGACGCCTTCATCGCCACCGAACCCGACGACGACGAAGCCGAGAACTACCGCAAGCTGAGCTGA